A window from Cryptomeria japonica chromosome 1, Sugi_1.0, whole genome shotgun sequence encodes these proteins:
- the LOC131065294 gene encoding beta-hexosaminidase 2-like, which yields MSIFYTVFVFLFASAAAENGKVYVWPKPISVEWGTTPLFSIPLSSNFEIAFPSHKTLSNAVSRCKRAVNLSKQWYPMEPTGAKPAPISFTQLEKLNVVVFDLNADLQHGVDESYNLTVPANGTVATLSAQTPWGAMWGLETFSQLVRRYNATSIYSRVIVGPVMIMDYPLFPHRGIVLDTSRNFYPVTDILRSIRALSYNKINVFHWHITDSHSFPLELPSEPALAQKGSYPGMTYTSQDVREIVEYGRNYGVRVIPEIDTPGHTLSWAKAYPEITTCSDLFWWEAGTSWDDRKASEPGSGHLNPLHPNTYKVVNNVVNDVASMFPDNFFHAGNDEIIPGCWMANSDIQKFVSGGGNLSEVLEKFVKETYQLITAHNKTVIYWEDVLLDEKIKVRPELLPKETTILQSWNNGPNNTKLITAAGYRTIVSSTDFFYLDCGHGGWLGNDSRYDKQVSDDGSPFNYAGGNGGSYCAPFKTWQRIYDYDITYGLSEEEAKLVLGAEVALWSEQADGTVLDARLWPRASAMAEILWSGNKDSSGQKRYAEAIDRLNQWRYRMVGRGINAEPLQPMWCLLNPGMCNLNQ from the exons ATGAGCATCTTCTACACTGTCTTTGTATTTCTCTTTGCATCTGCGGCTGCTGAGAACGGAAAAGTTTATGTATGGCCAAAGCCAATCTCTGTCGAATGGGGAACCACTCCTCTGTTTTCCATTCCATTGTCTTCCAACTTTGAAATCGCGTTTCCCAGTCACAAAACCCTCTCAAATGCGGTCTCCCGCTGCAAACGAGCCGTTAATTTGTCAAAGCAATGGTACCCAATGGAACCAACTGGGGCAAAACCAGCACCCATCTCTTTTACACAGTTGGAAAAACTGAATGTGGTGGTCTTCGATCTCAATGCCGACCTGCAGCACGGCGTGGACGAGTCATACAATCTCACCGTTCCGGCCAACGGAACGGTCGCCACTCTATCAGCCCAGACGCCATGGGGAGCCATGTGGGGCTTAGAGACATTCTCGCAGCTCGTGCGCCGTTACAACGCGACGTCGATCTACTCTCGTGTCATCGTCGGCCCTGTGATGATCATGGAttacccgcttttcccacatagaGGGATTGTTCTGGACACGAGCAGGAACTTTTACCCTGTTACAGACATTCTGCGGAGCATCAGGGCCTTGAGCTACAACAAGATCAatgttttccactggcatataactGACTCGCATTCTTTTCCGTTAGAGTTGCCTTCGGAGCCGGCCTTGGCGCAGAAAGGATCGTACCCTGGAATGACGTATACTAGCCAAGACGTGCGTGAGATAGTTGAATATGGTCGAAACTATGGCGTCCGTGTGATTCCTGAAATAGACACTCCAG GTCATACATTGTCGTGGGCCAAGGCGTACCCAGAGATTACGACATGCTCCGATCTGTTCTGGTGGGAGGCCGGCACAAGCTGGGACGACCGAAAGGCCTCTGAGCCTGGATCCGGCCATCTCAATCCCTTACACCCCAACACATACAAAGTCGTGAACAACGTTGTAAACGACGTGGCCTCCATGTTCCCCGATAATTTCTTTCACGCGGGCAACGACGAGATAATACCAGGCTGTTGGATGGCGAATTCTGATATCCAAAAATTTGTTAGTGGGGGAGGAAACCTGAGCGAAGTCCTGGAGAAATTCGTGAAAGAAACCTACCAGTTAATAACAGCCCACAATAAAACTGTAATATACTGGGAGGATGTTCTTCTGGACGAAAAGATTAAGGTGAGGCCCGAGCTTCTGCCCAAAGAGACCACCATTCTTCAATCCTGGAACAACGGTCCCAACAATACAAAGCTTATTACTGCAGCTGGATACAGAACCATCGTTTCTTCTACCGATTTCTTTTACTTGGATTGTGGGCATGGCGGCTGGCTGGGTAATGATAGTCGCTATGATAAGCAGGTCAGCGACGATGGGAGCCCTTTCAACTATGCGGGAGGCAACGGTGGCTCTTATTGTGCGCCCTTCAAGACGTGGCAAAGAATTTATGACTACGATATCACTTATGGGCTGAGTGAGGAGGAAGCCAAGCTTGTTTTAGGTGCAGAGGTGGCCCTCTGGTCTGAACAGGCTGATGGGACTGTTTTAGATGCTCGACTTTGGCCCAGAGCTTCTGCCATGGCGGAAATACTGTGGTCGGGGAATAAAGATTCAAGTGGGCAAAAGAGATACGCAGAAGCCATCGATAGATTGAACCAGTGGAGATATCGTATGGTGGGCAGGGGAATCAATGCAGAGCCTTTGCAACCAATGTGGTGCCTCTTGAATCCTGGAATGTGTAATTTGAATCAATGA